The genomic DNA CTCAAGACATTTCTTGCGGAGGTCCAAGGCCCCAAGGCAAAGAACGAAAGAATCTGCGTCTCGGACCTGGACATTCTCATGCTCCGCAATGACCCCGCCGGAGAAGAGGGCGAAGGCCGTTCCTGGGCGCGTAGCGCCGCGATCCAGTTTGGGCGTCTCGCCGCCGACCATGGGGTGGTGGTCCTCAATGACCCCAACAGTCTGGGCCGGGCCATGAACAAGATGTATCTCCAACTCTTCCCGGAAGAGGTGCGGCCCCAAACCCTGATTTCCCGCAGCAAAGCGGAGATTCGCTCCTTCGCCAGGGAGATGGGTGGCAATATTATTCTCAAACCACTTCAAGGCTCCGGCGGCCAGGGGGTCTTTCTGGTGCGCAAGGATGAACTTTCCAACCTCAATCAGATGGTGGAGGCCATCAGTCGCGACGGATTCGTCATTGCCCAGGAGTATCTGCCGGCGGCCGCCCAGGGAGATACCCGCCTGTTCATGTTGAACGGCTATCCCCTGCGCTACAAAGGCAAGCTGGCCGCATTCCGCCGGGTCAACGAAAGCGGGGATATCCGCTCCAACATTC from Magnetococcales bacterium includes the following:
- a CDS encoding glutathione synthase, whose product is MKLGFVINNIKTEEVGYTTTRLAMTAANRGHEVWYINPGEFSYAADGKLYGDAIGPSKSGYKALKTFLAEVQGPKAKNERICVSDLDILMLRNDPAGEEGEGRSWARSAAIQFGRLAADHGVVVLNDPNSLGRAMNKMYLQLFPEEVRPQTLISRSKAEIRSFAREMGGNIILKPLQGSGGQGVFLVRKDELSNLNQMVEAISRDGFVIAQEYLPAAAQGDTRLFMLNGYPLRYKGKLAAFRRVNESGDIRSNIHAGGKKMKAEVDEAMLHVAEVVRPKLVQDGMFLVGLDVVGDKLMEINVFSPGGLGSAQSFENVNFNIPVIEALERKVEYMKFYRRNFDNVEMATL